A genome region from Manihot esculenta cultivar AM560-2 chromosome 5, M.esculenta_v8, whole genome shotgun sequence includes the following:
- the LOC110616318 gene encoding protein argonaute 7, with the protein MEDSEESNASKKCTAKTRTLRGRTNSDHKHQYQYQYQHHLFQYSNQFGLLNHGQYPSYCPALLPLPPPIPLQLALVPPFPQNHSFRSKTHFQKPSFKLNNHPPPPLPTPFVSQGPVAAISSAPEGLQRRKHSPVKGNDGKKDMGSSGQALVAARRPDSGGVEGHVITLLANHFLVRFNSSQRIFHYNVDIFPSPSKEVARMIKQKLVEDNSAVLSGAFPAYDGRKNFYSPVEFRNDRLEFYISLPIPTSKSSLPFGELSDFQEKHQQLKLFRINIKLVSKLDGKELSRYLSKEGDDWIPLPQDYLHALDVVLRESPMEKCIPVGRSFYSSSMGGTKEIGGGAIGLRGFFQSLRPTQQGLALNVDFSVTAFHESIGVIPYLQKRLKFLRDLPQNKTRSLIGEERKEVEKALKNIRVFVCHRETVQRYRVFGLTEEATDNLWFADRDGKNLRLVSYFKDHYNYDIKFRNLPCLQISRSKPCYLPMELCMICEGQKFLGKLSDDQTAKILKMGCQRPKERRTIIHEVMRGSVGPTSGNQSREFKLHVSREMTRLNGRILQPPKLRLGDGGLIRDLIPSRQDRQWNLADSHVFEGTRIERWALISFGGTPEQKSNIPKFINQLSQRCEHLGIFLSKNTIISPQYEPTQVLNNVALLESKLKKIQKAASNNLQLLICIMEKRHRGYADLKRIAETNVGVVSQCCLFTNLGKLSSQFLSNLSLKINAKLGGCTVALYNSLPSQIPRLLHSDEPVIFMGADVTHPHPLDDFSPSVAAVVGSMNWPAANKYASRMRSQTHRQEIIQDLGSMVKELLDDFYKEANKLPKRIMFFRDGVSETQFHKVLQEELKSIREACSRFPCYKPPITFAVVQKRHHTRLFPCETDLSSSIQDQFYNENIPPGTVVDTVITHPKEFDFYLCSHWGVKGTSRPTHYHVLWDENQFTSDELQKLVYNLCYTFVRCTKPVSLVPPAYYAHLAAYRGRLYIERSESSMRNACTISRASPPKATPLPKLSEKVKNLMFYC; encoded by the exons ATGGAGGATTCGGAAGAATCCAATGCTAGCAAGAAATGCACCGCTAAGACTAGGACTCTTAGGGGCAGGACTAACTCCGACCATAAGCATCAGTATCAGTATCAATATCAGCATCACCTCTTTCAATACTCTAACCAGTTTGGTTTGTTGAACCATGGCCAGTATCCAAGTTACTGCCCAGCTCTTCTTCCTCTGCCTCCGCCGATACCTCTCCAACTTGCTCTTGTTCCACCTTTCCCTCAAAACCATAGCTTCAGATCAAAAACCCATTTTCAGAAACCTTCGTTTAAGCTAAATAATCATCCACCTCCTCCTCTTCCCACCCCTTTTGTTAGCCAAGGACCAGTTGCAGCAATTTCATCAG CTCCAGAGGGGCTGCAACGACGAAAGCATTCGCCTGTCAAAGGAAATGATGGAAAGAAGGATATGGGTTCCTCCGGCCAAGCACTGGTAGCTGCAAGGAGACCAGATTCTGGTGGAGTAGAAGGACATGTTATTACTCTTCTTGCTAACCATTTCCTTGTCCGATTCAATTCCTCGCAGAGAATTTTCCATTACAATGTGGATATTTTTCCCAGTCCTTCAAAGGAAGTTGCCCGAATGATCAAACAAAAACTTGTAGAGGATAATTCAGCTGTGCTCTCTGGGGCTTTTCCAGCCTATGATGGTCGAAAGAATTTTTACAGTCCAGTTGAGTTCCGCAATGATAGGCTTGAATTCTACATTAGCCTCCCAATCCCAACTAGCAAATCATCTTTGCCTTTTGGAGAACTGAGTGACTTTCAAGAGAAGCATCAACAGTTGAAACTATTTCGAATAAATATCAAGCTTGTATCAAAGCTGGATGGAAAGGAACTGAGCAGATACTTGAGCAAAGAAGGTGATGACTGGATCCCACTTCCTCAGGATTATCTACATGCGTTGGATGTTGTTCTGAGAGAAAGTCCCATGGAGAAATGTATACCTGTGGGGAGATCATTCTATTCAAGTTCAATGGGAGGAACAAAGGAAATTGGAGGAGGAGCCATTGGATTGAGAGGATTCTTTCAAAGTCTCAGACCCACCCAACAAGGATTAGCTCTCAATGTGGATTTTTCAGTGACTGCTTTTCATGAAAGTATTGGAGTGATCCCTTACTTGCAAAAGCGTCTCAAGTTTCTTAGGGACCTCCCACAGAACAAAACAAGGAGTTTGATTGGTGAAGAAAGGAAGGAAGTGGAGAAGGCTTTGAAGAACATCAGGGTCTTTGTTTGCCACAGAGAAACAGTCCAGAGGTACCGAGTTTTCGGCTTAACTGAAGAAGCTACGGACAATCTTTGGTTCGCGGACAGGGATGGGAAGAATCTGAGGCTGGTGAGTTACTTCAAGGACCACTACAATTATGATATAAAATTCCGGAACTTGCCATGTTTGCAGATCAGTAGAAGTAAACCATGTTATCTTCCTATGGAGCTTTGTATGATATGTGAAGGCCAGAAGTTTCTTGGTAAGCTGTCAGATGATCAGACTGCAAAAATACTCAAGATGGGCTGCCAAAGGCCTAAAGAACGAAGAACAATTATACATGAAGTCATGAGAGGTTCTGTTGGGCCAACCAG TGGCAACCAGAGCAGAGAATTCAAACTCCATGTTTCAAGAGAAATGACAAGATTGAATGGGAGAATCCTACAACCTCCAAAACTAAGACTTGGTGACGGTGGCCTTATAAGAGATCTGATACCTTCTCGCCAGGATCGCCAATGGAACCTTGCCGACAGCCATGTCTTTGAAGGAACAAGAATAGAAAGATGGGCGCTGataagttttggaggcaccccTGAACAGAAGTCTAACATTCCAAAATTCATAAACCAGCTATCCCAAAGGTGTGAACACTTAGGCATCTTTCTTAGCAAAAACACAATTATTAGCCCACAATATGAGCCAACTCAAGTGCTCAATAATGTGGCCCTTCTGGAatcaaaactcaagaaaatccagAAAGCTGCCTCAAACAATCTCCAGCTGCTTATTTGTATAATGGAGAAGAGACACAGAGGATATGCAGATTTGAAGCGGATAGCAGAGACAAATGTAGGTGTTGTAAGCCAGTGCTGCTTGTTTACAAATCTTGGCAAGTTGAGTTCACAATTTCTTTCCAATTTGTCTCTCAAGATCAATGCCAAACTTGGAGGATGTACAGTTGCTTTGTACAATTCATTACCCTCTCAGATTCCCCGCCTTCTTCATTCCGACGAGCCCGTGATCTTCATGGGAGCTGACGTCACTCATCCTCACCCTCTCGATGACTTCAGTCCATCAGTTGCTGCTGTTGTTGGTAGCATGAACTGGCCAGCAGCAAATAAGTATGCATCTCGAATGAGGTCGCAAACGCATCGCCAAGAAATCATCCAGGATCTTGGTTCAATGGTGAAAGAATTGCTAGATGATTTTTACAAAGAAGCAAACAAACTTCCCAAAAGGATAATGTTCTTCAGGGATGGAGTAAGTGAAACTCAGTTTCATAAGGTTCTCCAAGAAGAGCTGAAATCAATTCGAGAAGCTTGTTCTAGATTCCCTTGTTATAAACCTCCCATTACCTTTGCAGTTGTCCAAAAGAGGCATCATACAAGGTTGTTTCCCTGCGAAACAGATCTATCTTCTTCTATTCAGGACCAGTTTTACAATGAAAATATCCCACCAGGGACAGTTGTGGACACTGTGATTACACATCCAAaggaatttgatttttatttgtgCAGCCATTGGGGGGTGAAAGGAACAAGCAGGCCAACACATTACCATGTGTTGTGGGATGAGAACCAATTCACTTCTGATGAATTACAGAAGTTGGTATACAATCTCTGCTACACATTTGTAAGATGCACCAAGCCAGTTTCTTTGGTGCCTCCTGCTTACTACGCCCACTTAGCTGCATACAGGGGCAGGCTTTACATTGAACGGTCTGAGTCGTCCATGAGAAATGCTTGTACGATTTCAAGAGCTTCCCCACCAAAAGCAACACCTCTACCGAAGCTCAGTGAGAAAGTAAAGAATCTCATGTTCTACTGCTGA
- the LOC110616372 gene encoding uncharacterized protein LOC110616372, whose translation MATPPPSPINLCTVLTESKHIINAHSRHFLALSVLFLLPLSFYLSVFPTLQNLLAPSSTLNSKVLLSTSIFLHQHPSNLFTINNLVFSLIFSLFVLVFAPLAVGSITYSVLHGFYGRPVKLLAAIKSAFTSFLPLLITIILTQIIVSVIFFVSGFFLFLVFKAIHLAGFQVEISSPYFIGFSGVVLIVLILVLVYLQLNWSLVGVLVVVESSWWLEPLRRSSYLINGMRGVGLALLLFFEFLVGLLLVISLVSGMTLGIGATNGWKSCAFVVQIVVTSTLLMVLFLYNVAANTVLYMYCKAVHGELAWEIAEELAREYISLPFDDAKVPHLVSVAYT comes from the coding sequence ATGGCAACGCCACCACCCTCTCCTATAAACCTTTGCACTGTCTTAACTGAATCTAAACACATCATCAACGCCCACTCCCGCCATTTCCTCGCTCTCTCTGTCCTCTTTCTCCTCCCTCTCTCCTTCTATTTGAGTGTCTTCCCCACACTTCAGAACCTCCTTGCTCCATCCTCAACTCTCAACTCTAAAGTCCTTCTCTCGACTTCTATCTTCCTCCATCAACACCCATCTAATCTTTTCACCATTAACAACCTTGTTTTCTCTCTCATATTCTCTCTTTTTGTCCTTGTTTTTGCTCCTCTTGCTGTTGGTTCCATCACCTACAGCGTTCTTCATGGTTTCTATGGTAGACCCGTCAAGCTCTTAGCCGCTATCAAATCGGCTTTCACTTCTTTCCTTCCCCTCTTAATCACAATCATTTTAACCCAAATTATTGTGTCCGTGATATTTTTCGTTTCTGGGTTTTTCCTGTTTTTGGTGTTTAAGGCCATTCATCTGGCGGGGTTTCAAGTTGAGATCTCATCTCCTTATTTTATTGGCTTCTCTGGGGTTGTTTTGATTGTTTTGATATTGGTTTTAGTGTATTTGCAACTTAATTGGTCTCTCGTAGGTGTCCTTGTGGTAGTGGAATCGAGTTGGTGGCTTGAGCCATTGAGGAGGAGTAGCTATCTCATAAATGGAATGAGAGGAGTGGGTTTGGCTTTATTGCTGTTTTTTGAGTTCTTGGTGGGTCTTTTGTTAGTCATTAGCTTGGTATCAGGGATGACACTGGGTATTGGCGCTACCAATGGATGGAAGAGTTGTGCATTTGTTGTGCAAATTGTGGTAACTTCAACACTGTTAATGGTGTTGTTCCTTTACAATGTTGCTGCAAATACTGTTCTGTATATGTATTGCAAGGCTGTACATGGGGAGCTTGCTTGGGAGATTGCTGAGGAACTTGCTAGGGAGTATATCAGCTTGCCTTTTGATGATGCAAAAGTCCCTCACCTCGTCTCCGTTGCTTATACTTGA